Below is a window of Camelus bactrianus isolate YW-2024 breed Bactrian camel chromosome 7, ASM4877302v1, whole genome shotgun sequence DNA.
GAGGTTGGACCCAGCAGGGTGCTTAAAACACTTTGAATGGTTTTGGATTTTATCTTGAGGTTATCTTCTCACCAGAGAATGTTAACCAGAGGAAGGAGATATCGGATTAGCTTTGcatttaaaacagttttaaaatctaatattttaaaaaggtcaGTTCAGTGGTGGGTTGTGGAAAAGGTTATAGTGGGGGCAGGAGTGGATACAGAGAGATGAGCAGTAAGCAGgctgctgggctgggccaggggtGAGAAACCAGTGGCTCAGATACTGTTTGCAGCAGaggagatggggggtggggtggtggacaGGTTTGAAAGTGTTTATTAAGAAtacagtacaccagaaattgacacaactttgtaaactgactccactttaataaaaaataaataaatacataaaagtacaGAATAGACCGATCAATTTGATGGAGAGAGCAAGTGAGCAAGGAAGAGGGAGGAACCAAGGGTGACTTCTAGTTTCTGGCTTGAACACTTAGGAAGACTGAAGGGAGAACAGCaagcacagaggaggaaattcaGGAGCAGATTGAGTCATGGATGCTCACAGGAAAAGTTGCAGGTAGGAGAGATTTGTCAGCAGGGTTAAGCACTGAAGAGAGGTTAGGGTCTGGTCTCAAAAGGCACAAAGTAACACCATGATTCTGTCATTTCAGGTCACTACTAACCCCTTGTTCTCCACCATCCTTCGCTCGGCTGTACCATTCTGACATAAGAATATGATCAATGATAGGAAGTGGatgcaaataggaaaaaaataaaaatgaagcttGTCTTAAggttttaaacacacacacaaactcacacataTAATGTGTACATTAAAACattactgaaagaaaatacaCTCAGAAGTGCTTACTCTGGGTAGTGGGGttttgagaaaattttattaaGTGTTTTCCAAAGGATTTGTGATGAAATTTGTATTagtaacaagaaaagaaaaaaaatcagcaaaaagaaaatcataactTCGTAGACTGTAACACTAAGACTGTAGCTAAACAGTGAGAACAACTTCTCTTCCCAGACAAGCTGGGTACCTTACACCTGTGACTCTGCTCCTTCTAGTATGTAAACAATTCTAAAGATGACTGCTATTTCAGATTATGATCAGCTGTCAGAGTGAGTTGGCCTGAGCTCTCTTGGATTTGTAAAATTATAGGAAAGGCTTTGAATTTCTATACTGCTTCGGAGCCTTCTTTAAAGTTTTGAAGAGCCTGGGACAAGACACATTTTAGCCTCCTACTTCCTTCTACGTAAATATTATATGAGTAGAATTGAatttggtgataataataatggctaatgTTTATTAAGGGTTTACCATGTAAGTAGGTCAGTTGTGTATACTTTCCAGGCAATCTTCATAACAAACCAATGAGGTGGGTATACTTATTtttgaagataaagaaattaaagtaaaataaatcaggcaaagaaagacaaatactgcataatctcacttatatgtggaatctaaaacaaaatgaatagaaacataaaacagattggtggttgccagagcgGGTAAGGTAAATGGGTGAAtgtggtcaaaagatacaaacttctgATTGTAAAATGTGAAAGTCCTGGggctgtaatgtacagcatggtgactgtagttagccatactgtattgtacatttggaagctgctaagagagtagatcttaaaagttctcatcataggaaaaaattgtaaatatatgagatgatggatgttaatgAAAGTTACTGTGGatatcatttcacaatatataaatCTATCCAATCGTTATGTTGTCCATCTTTAATACCAttctatatgtcaattatatcaataTTGGGaggacaaaaacaacaaaaaccaaaacagaacaaacaacaaaaattaaagcaTGGCAGGTTGTGTAACTCACATAGGTTCACAGAGAgtaaatggaaaagccaagatTTAAATCTAACTCATCTGACTTCAGAACCCACTGTCTTCACTTCTGCTTTACGTCTCCTGTGAGAAATTTGATTTAAATCCTcatttgctcaacaaatatttaacaaGTACTATGTGCTGGGCAATTGTGCTTGCTGCAGCAGCGCCGACATAAATCGGAGTCCCTCCCCTTTAAGAGTTTACCATCTGGTGGTGGAGCCAGTGACAGTCCTGTCTCAGGATAGGGCTGTGGCAGGAACACAGACGAGGGAGATCTCACTCTATCTTGGGGGCTCTTATTGAAGCAGCCAATGTCACagttaaaaacttaaaagaagaGTAGGAATTATATCACTGTAATGtatatgcaatttacatatacATTATGAATACGTATATGAAATTTCAAGTTAGCTAGAAAAGCTGGTATTGGCAGACCTGATCACAGCCCAGAAAAAGATCATGTCGATGGTGAGGGACCTGATGTTTATGGCAATCCTACTCTAGAATCTGTTGCATGTAATCGGAGATCTGGTCTGTTTTTGAATATAAAGGTAGACACTGCTTCTCTTGCATAGACACTATAATAATAGAATTTTTGAACTTGAAATATCTGAACTTCTCATTTTACACGTGAGAAAATGAAAGCCCAGAGCAGTTAAGTGATTTGCCGTAAGACCACACAGCTGCTGTTTAGGAAAATGGGTCTAGAACCTGGGCTTTCTTTCCGGCAGGCCGCTCTGTCCTTTGCCAAAGCCCATCACCTTCAGGGCACAGTGCCATCTTTTCATGGACTCACAGCTGCAGTGTAAAGCTGTGTGGATTGTTCACTGGGCAAGGGTACCTGCCCTGGGAGTGTGTGGGctgaagcccccccccccccccccccgcagagGAAGTAGTGTCTTTTTTCTCACTTTCACAGGCACTCTCTGGGCAAGCAACTGCCCTCTTAAAATGATGGTAGTTCAGCTGACAGAAACACCAATTTCCTCTCATACTGTATTAACACAGCGATATTTCCCATATTTCTATCCATGCTGTTCAAAGAATTTCGTGATTACTGCTTTAGTGCCCCTGGTACACAGAAACCAGTTCGGGTAGGTGGATTTCCAGCAAGTTCCATTGGTGTGACTTCTCTGCCTACCAGTGGGTCTTAGCCATGCCCTTTCTAATGAGGTGTAGTGGTGTGGAGGGAAGGGGGTTCTTCCTGGAGCACTCTATCTCAGCTCTGGGGTGGTGGCTGCCCCTCATACTATTCCTGTATTCTTTTGGGTTCCTGTTACTTCTTACCAACCAATTCCTTCTTACTCCAGTCCCTATCGTGAGGAATAGTTCTGTATAGTAAATGCCCCCTTTTCAGATTACCGTGTGATTTCTCTCTCCTGATCAGACTCAGACTGATTCACAACTCTCAGAAATTTGTCTACCAGCCAGCTATAGCCTGCTTTCCAAGAGGAGAGGCGATTATGGCCCTACTGAGAGCTACGTGCTGGCTGCACGTGCTACCTGCCAGGCCCAGGTCCTTGTAGACTGGCCCGGAGTTCACCAGGGGACACGAAGAATGAACATTGCTCTTTGAACTTCCCTGAGCTCCTCGACTTAAAGTACAGAAAGACACGCGATCGCATACATATAATACAGTCAGTGGGGGTGGTAACAGGCTGGAATGTGCTACTCACAGATGTTTCCCAACACAGTGAAAGGAGGACCATGACTGTTGCATGGGAAGAGACTCTTCAATTAAAGGTTGACTGAGGCTTTGCCAGGCAGGTAGTGGGAAAAGACTACGCCTAGCAGAGGCAACAGGACAGACAGAAGCCTGCAGGCCTGGCAAGGTACAGCCACTCTTGGGAATGGTCAGTAATACAGAGTAGCTGGACAGGGGTGGTAGTCTTTGTGAAGGAGTCTGACCTTATCTGGCTCAGTTTTAAACAAAGTGTAAgctgatttttctcatttaagaAGATGTAGTGCTTGTATCTGATATAAATATGAATTAAGTCTGTAACCTAACTGCGTGGATTAGATAAGATCTATTAAAATGGttttgattaagaaaaaaagatgtaataaaataataaataaacagagtgTAGAGAAGAGTTGAAAAATGATTGTTTCCAAGCCCCTGGCCTAGAGAGGATGAATTCTTGACAGAGGACACCAATGAGAATGGAAAAGATGAATTTAAACAAGAGGACAGAACCAGGATTTGGGGCCCTTGAGTTCTGAGGAACAAATGAGATAATAgttgtgaaaaatacatttttgaataATATATATAAGGAGATAGCCTTGTTTCCATTTGATTCTAAACATGAATAAGGAGGCTCCATGCTCCCGTACAGCAGAATTACCCTGATTGTGGGGCCATTTGATAGGATGGTGACAGCACCATATGATGTGGTAGCTCAACTGCagtttctccttctctccctccctcccagctccccacctGACCATCAGTACCTCAGTACCGACAGCTGACAGCCGGTGCCTTTGTGTTTATAGTAAACAACGAGCACTATGAGAGTTAGCTTTTACAGCCAATTGCTCACAAGAGCAGAgtactgtaaaagagagttttAAAGCTGGAATATAGACTCCATCCCATCATTTTCCTGAAAGTAAACTGACATCCAGATCATCCAAGATGATCATCCAAGAGCAAGTGAGAGAGAACTACGATCGATCAGGTGCTTTGGAAAACTTTGCAGGAGCTCTTTGCTGCCATCTTTGTAGGATGTGCTTGttgactggcactaggaaaaaaatgaataatccaGGGTACTTGTAACTCAAGGAATAGCCCTTCAAAAAAAGCACAGGGAGGTCCTAGATGGGTCCCGTATTCCGTACTCAATTGGCATGTCAATCAGCTCTCAGGGGTAGGAGCCTTCCTCTTCTTCAATATGGACATTTCTAGTttaaagagcagaaatttttGCCTTGTGGGTAAACAGTCCTGTTATACATGTCAGAGAAACTCATGGATCTTTTTGTTGTAGGAGGTTATGTCAACAACTCTGATGAAATAGTTAAGAATCCATCACTGTGTCATCTGCAGCACAGTTTGGTTTGGAAGAATGGCTGAACTCCTTGTTTTGAATACCTGGAAGGATTGCTTATATCCTCTGTTAGTATTATTTGTCATGGTCTATAGCTGCTACCTTATCTATGCAAGTGGTCAGCTGTCCTCTGCTAGGGCAAGACCTGTACAGTTTCCTTACAACCTATCTCCTTAATGATGACCATCTCTCACCATGGATGCTACTCATTATGTGATCCAAATCTGCAGGGCCATCTTTTAACAAAGTGGTTGTGAATATGCTGTGTGTTCTGGAGGCAGGGGAAGAGCCCTGCACCTCCTGGCAGCCCATCTTCCACATCTCTGAGCCTGCTGGGAAATGCACACTTGATGGCTCAGGGGCAAGGTGAGAATGGGACCAGGAGTACAGAAAACAagtgagaagaacaaagttgtGATGGAACAGCCAGCTTATCAACGACAAAGTTTGCCCTGGGCTGCATACTTGTTCCTCGTCTAAGGTACTTATTATGTTGACACCCTAAGGGTATAAAACATCTGTGATCCCACCCTCTGCTTGCCATGGAGAGAAACTCATGCTTATCCCAAGAAAGAATCTCTTACCTTTCTGTGTAATTATCACAAAATGTtccacacacaaacaaaaatagattttttaaagatcAGTTACCCTTACAACATCTAGTGAGCTAGCTTTTTGTGTATTTGTTCCTAGTCTGCCTAACACTTCTCAgctaaggaaaaataatattctctatctctctctttttctcctaaaAGTTACCATGTGGCCACTGAATATTAGTGCCCCATCGTCTCCCTTATTCCTCTCTGGTTCATCTTTTATTTGAAACTTTTTGCccctttttgttatttatttcaagCTGCCAAAATTTTCTTCTGTGGATCAGAGGAGAAGAACTATTTTTGACAAAGCTTCAGCCCATGCTCCTGTTCATCAGGTTTACAGTTCCCTTGTAAGGACTGGGCAAGATTGGCATTCTGAGTTCAcatttcaaagcaaaaaaaaaaaattctaagtgtTGTATTGAAGCAGAATGTTCTAACTGTATATACAAAATTAAGTTTCTGCCCTTGAAATGCCAGTCAGAATGGGACAAACAACAGAAGCACGAACACAAAGGGATGTTCAGGTGACCTGTAATACGAGTTACTGCTCAGCCACCAACTGCAAGGAGAGTCACGGAGGCAAAAACTGCCCTGTGCGTATAATTATCATGGTTATGAAAGCATTTAGTAAGTATGCAGCTAGATTTTTGTCCCCttctttcacatattttggaAGTACAGTATGAAAATTTCTTTAATGGCTTCCAAACTTGTGAGTGAAATTTCATTTGTAAGGAGTTTTAAGAAAATGCATGTCTCCAACCTAATTAACTCCAGATTTAATTcaacattttccctttatttactaTAAGTATCTTGAGGTTTAAACATTTGAAGAATCTGTATATATGTTATGGGAATGTAATTAATCACTTGTAGAGCACACAAATCCCAGCAAGACACTTCGTCAAAGTATCTCATCTTGCTTCTGATCCTTTCATCCCAACAATTTTGCTTGGTTTCTGATTTCACTGAATTGGGATTAAATCAATGCATTCCTCCCACTGCATAATTAGAACTGCTTTAAAACTATGTAATTACAAACCTCAGCTGCAGATTGTGCATTGCACTCATTGTCATCATTGCCATTAGCATGGTTTTAAATTCTTTCAGAACAGTGAGGAAAGATGTCATGTTAATAAGTTCCGCGGCTGTATGTCTGCTATTGATTATCTGCAGCAATTACAGACTTGGATGGGATCCAAAACTAGGCACAAAACCTGGGGAAATGCCAATGTTTTATGAATCTAAAGgaatttttaaggggaaaaaattctttaaaacagTAAAACCATGGATGAGAGAGTTagtatacaattttaaaattaggcAATTTTGCAATCTTGATTTTATAAATGGGTACAGATCTCATCTATTGGTCTTCCTGGGAGGGGAAAAGTATTTTGGGTCGTTATCCACTCTAATTTTGATTACCTTCTACAGAGTGAAATTATAATACTTCCTGAAGGTGTTCCAAAGCCTTTTCTGACAGCTTCTGCTCTATTCACTCCCAGTGCCATGCCAGCCCACAGGCCCCTCCCTTAACCATGAACCTCTTCTCTGAGTCCAAGTTCTtgactccctccccttccttggaGTCTAGAGATGGTAGGCCCACTTAAAATTGATGTAAAGTCTTCCTCATCCAGAACGTTCACCCTGATAAGATTTCGGTCACATATTTCCCACATAGTTCCCTTTATTTACTAGAAGTATCTTGaggtttaaacatttaaaaatctgtatataTGTTATGGGAATGTAATTAATCATCTGTAGAGcatacaaatacaaaacaaaaaagccttttcatgattaaaaaaaaaaaaacaaaacctcacatACTCTCTCTTTTGACGTAACGTGTTTATAATCCCCAAGTAAAAAATTTCCTTTGGAGTAAATCTTTGGTGTGTGGAAGCTCACATATCAAATGGTAAACTCTTTGATTTTGCTGGTCTCCAAACTTGAGTCACTAATTTAAATCCACTTTAGCCATTTTCATCAAGTTTCTTTGTTAAATCTCTTTAAACAATCAacatgttttgttattttataaattactactttgagagaaacaaaaaaaaactatatataacaAATTCAGAAGCTCCAATCAAGTTCTCATCTGTAAttatctaaatatatttttattttatatattttatctctctatattatctaaatatatatatatgtgtatatatatatacacacacacacacatttcggTCATTATAATTTCCTGCTATGCATCTCTAGATGTTTATAAATGAGCTGAATTATGGTGGGAAGAGGTCCCAGTGGATCTTAACAACCACAATAACTCTCTTGTGATTTGCTGAAAACAGGTGGTATTCATCTACTCTTTTACTTGAAGTTCATAATGAAAGCAGACAGGTAGATTTTTGTTAAGAATCTTCAGATTGGTAGATCATAGGCTTTGAAACTAGATAAATGCGTATTTCAGACTACAGAGATAAACTTTTGAAGCAAAGAGGGTGGGCAAAAAGCCAGATTTGCACAAACTGTGAGTTTAGTCTACCTGTTTGAACAAGTATTTTCAGCCAGTTGTTAGTAAGGTGAATAATGGACActgaaaagaattatttttttttgttagcATTGTGACTTACTCTACTCTGTGAGGATGCACTGAAGTAAAAACAGAATTTGAGAATAATGAATTGGTACTGCTTCCTCTCTTCCTCGAATTTGGTTTGTAAATATGGATATCCAGCTAAGTGGTTCCAATCTGGTGTTGGTAGTTTCTAGAAACTTTCCAGATTTCTAGCAGCTTTCCAAGAGGAGGTGTAAGGTTACGTGGCAAATGATTAACTCTGTCACCCTGGATTTTGCAATGCCTGCTTTTCAGTAAGATGAGCTTCAGTCttgcaatggaaaaaaaaaatacagaaatcacCTGAAGTCTTACAGTGCAACAATTTTAATAGTCCACACTAAAGTAGGCAATACAGTTTTGTAGTTCAACATTAAAAGCAATCTTGCCTTACTTAAAATGTTTCTGCTTAATGATGCTTCCTGCTCTCTCCTATCCCTTTCCTTAAGGTATAAGTCTACAGAAGTACTCCTAAAGTGCATTTCTCAGGCATTAAAGACAGCACTGTGATTTGCTTTGCAACAGCAAGTCCTGAATCAGAGAATGCCTTCCTCATTGGAGGGGCTGCGCAATTCCAGTTGAGCTAAGGTCTCTTAGAGAAGTACCCTTCTCACTCTCAGAGGTGATGCTAGAGAGGCCACGggagctttttgaaaaaaaaaaattattccaactTCCTCTATGTATATTCTTTTACCGCGAATAAATATCTAAGGCATCCTTGAGTCGTGAAATATGGACCACTCAATTGACAACTTAAATTTCCAGGAAAATAAAACCTAGAGGCCTTGTGCGAATGTTCTGAATTTGGTGGGTGAGACACCAGGTGCAGAGGCGGGTCAGAATTGTCTGGTTTAGaactggggttggggaggagtgGCGGGAAGAGAGACAGTCTTGGAGCTCTCTGGCTATTGCTTACTGTCGTGGGGGTCACCAGGGGAGCCCGCCTCCTCCGAGGACCTGACTCCCTCGGGGAGCAGAGTGGCGCGCACTTTCCTCTTCTCCTTAAAGCGGCCCGAGCGCGAGATCTTTAAATTCCGGCGGCTGTTGCCCGACTTCTCCTCGCACATCTTGTCCGGCCTGTGGGGCTCTCCGGCGCCCCCGAGGAGATTGGGGTGCTGATTCTCCTGGGAACCGCTAGTCCAGTCCGGGCCGGACGGCGCGGGTTCCCCGGGGGCAGGCTGCGCGGAAGGCTGCGCGGCCCCCAGGGTGTACTTGCTCTTCTTCCTGCTGCTCGTTAGCGAAGTCCACCAGGAGccggagctgctgctgctgctgccaccgcCGTCGGCCATGACCCGCCCGCCGAGGAGAGCGGGGCGCGGCGGGTAAGGAAGGGCCTCGGCGGCGCCGGCCCCTCTCTAGTCCACCCGGGCCCTTCCCTGGCTTCTCGAAAGCAGACTGCGGGCGGGCGCCGAGGCAGCGGCTTGTGctggggaagaaaacaaaactccGTTACTGGGTCTGTCAAAGTCACGTGCTTCCCTCCCCCGTCTTACGCCCTTTCGCGCCCGCCCGCACGGGATCCGCCGGGGTCCGAGCGCTCGGAGACGCACAACCCTCAGAGGGCACCGCCGCGCCCCCAAGAGCGCAGGCGGACTAACGGCCTCCAGGGCGCCATGGTCTGGTCCCAAGACTGAGTCTTGGCACTCCCGGGCCTCAAGACCTTTGCCAGGCTTCCAGGATAGTGCAGTGGTCAGCGCGCGACGAGCTTCCAGGGTAGGTGCCCGGGCTTCCGGATTAACCAGGCTCCAATGGGAAAACGGCCTGTACTTTCTGCTTGATTGTAGACGGATGCCCACAGGTGACCCACCCGGTCCAGAATGGCCTCCCCTTGAATGAGCACCCGGGAGGAGGGCGCCTAGAAGCGAGCGCGACCCCGCTACGGTGAACAATGAACATTAGACCCTTCTCAAACAGTTCTGAAATTTCCCTCAAAGGCTTTTGCTCCCTAGACTTCTGTTCCAGGATACTTTTCAATGTGATTCTTCAGGGGAATTTACCTGCCAGTAAGAGCGAGGGGATAAGCTCATGGTGTTTTGTTTCTTACACATTCTGCTTTTGACGTAACTTTTGCCTTGTGACTTTCAGAGAAGCGTGTCTAGACTTAACTTCCCTTGAAAACCGCCACCCTACTCTTCCTTTTATTGTCCAGAGACCAATCTTGCGTCTCTGCGAAGCTACCCCCGGCCGGTGGTTGAGATGAGCCCAAGAGGCAAATGTCCTCTTCCTTTAGTTCTGTATTAAAATATGCACCGAGTCTGTTTGTATTAGGCAGCTCAACTCTTGGGATTTTTGGTTACAAATTAAAGGCTTCTGTTCTTTTCCTTGCGCAATTCCCTCCTCCAAAGGAGAGAGCGCGCAACCAGTAACTCCAATTTGCCGCTTCCCAGCTTTTAAAAACAGCACTCTGCGGAGCGAAAAGGCTGTTTATTAGCATTTAAAGTATGATTATCGGAAGCGAGAGTCGTCTGCCCACTTTCTGTACTGAGTCTATCCACAACTAACTCCACGAATAAGCAGGATTCGCTGGCGCCGCGGCTTATTTCCAGGTTTCCGCTGGGCTCCTTCCCATCCTACGCGCCCGTCGCTCCTGGGATTCGCCGGCGTTGGAGAGCAAAACTTTGGCGGTGTCTGTGGTTGGAGTTTCTCCTCCCCCAACCGAGGGGAGAGAGCTGGAGCGCCTACGCGAGCCGCCACAGCGGCCTCCGCTGAGCGCAGAAACCTTGGCACCCGCTCCTTCCCAGGACGCCTGGAGGGCACATTCGGGCTGCGACTTgaaaacaatagaagaaaaaacGGCCTAAAGTTCTTTCCCTACGGAAGGCATCCACACCCTCAGGCACAGTTTGCAGCTGGGTTTGCAAACATCCTTCTCCCTCCACTTTATAGTATAGATAGGAAAAATAACCCCAAGTTACTCACTAGTGGTGGGTGTTCCGATGCTGCTTTCTGCCTTCTGCCCTACACTTTCTTCTCCACAATCAACTTTGTGTGCACAGAAGGACTTTGCACGAATTACTCAAGGAAAGATTGCAAATTACGCAGAGCGCCTGCAGCTAGCAATATCTCCTAGGGCGCTGGGGAAGAGCCCCAGGGTGATACCCCAGAATGGGCTCGGTCTTGTCGGACACAGAATCGCTTAGATCTCACCTGCTTAGGCTTCCCAGGACCTGGCGGCTCCGCACCTCCCTCCTCTTGGAGAACCGGGAGGGAGTGCACCTGGGGTAACCTGGAAGCCGGAACGCGACGTACCTCTACGCGGTCATGGGCAGGTCGAGCTTCTTTCTGAAAGGTGTGCCAGCCGAAATCGCCGCAGGCCAGCTAAGCCGATTGCTGTTGCTGGTTTCCTCTGGCGCCTCCAACTTCTTCCTGGCGCTGCGGCGGCGGCAGCCCAGGGCTTCAAGTGAGGTCGGCTCCGACCGAAGAGCGCAGCGGCGAGGGGATGCCAGGCTCACTGTCCCAGGTAAATGGCCAGGCAGGCTCTCCCGCTTAGTGGCCTTTCATTCTCCGGCGCGTTCCTTTCCCCGCTAGCGCCTCCTGGGAACCGCTGGGAGATGGGATCtcagctgctccctctgctgcACTGAACCTTCCTACGCGTTGGTCCTCAGCGCGGGAAAAGACATCTGCCCACCTGCTGGTTATTCGCCAAGTGATTAGAAAAACAAGAACCTCGGGgcagctggaaggaaaaaaaaaaaaaaaaaaatccagggggaggcCACTGCTGCCACAGGTGCAGGTAGGAGTGCGCGTTCCCGCCCTCCAGAGGGAGAGATTGGACCAGGTCGCATACGTGGCGCCAGCTTTGGGGTGTCTGATTGG
It encodes the following:
- the PRR15 gene encoding proline-rich protein 15; translated protein: MADGGGSSSSSSGSWWTSLTSSRKKSKYTLGAAQPSAQPAPGEPAPSGPDWTSGSQENQHPNLLGGAGEPHRPDKMCEEKSGNSRRNLKISRSGRFKEKRKVRATLLPEGVRSSEEAGSPGDPHDSKQ